In Salvelinus namaycush isolate Seneca chromosome 36, SaNama_1.0, whole genome shotgun sequence, one DNA window encodes the following:
- the LOC120030622 gene encoding peroxisome proliferator-activated receptor gamma coactivator 1-alpha-like isoform X3, with product MAWDRCNQDSVWRELECAALVGEDQPLCPDLPELDLSELDVSDLDADSFLGGLKWYSDQSEIISSQYGNEASNLFEKIDEENEANLLAVLTETLDSIPVDEDGLPSFEALADGDVTNASDQSCPCTPDGSPRTPEPEEPSLTEISWNSKPRGGCPQQSRLVRRPCTELLKYLTATDDILLQTKASDAKSAWGGGGKDKGGLLGASSSTSSSPSSSSTSSFSSLSSSSSIASKKKSSSSSVVSQQQQQQHHQRGESRAAGECSVAGVGAGKWRRCAHGAGGTEGQSEPAAAPAPVPPTRRNGSGHARPKLERRPSSEEGRPPGPQPAVDAGRLAAARFIRYMHSYSLLPRETGQTGSCGRCPEVGTATQASECWGGHGRGVAARRHITVTIKKREEEPGHPLLSQLLTSKQRPASYRAHLLLPATTPQPRKSSSSRMSSGVLERDQCPSQAIEVEEKYRGTVNINPGSWGLRQAKEPDLDPLLAESLGLGSWVSQSDQGLDLGLELGLGWPEVGLVEQAGCFGEEVRDDDAMGSPMALSQGLPSPLFPDSRIPDPTLSVTQGQQHLHMQAVCRHPDDQGLLLLAKPTTLPLPLTPESPNDHKGSPFESKTIERTLSVEISGTPGLTPPTTPPHKASQENPFKASLKTKLSSCSSSALACKRVRLSEAGPCGPPALTPTLDGGPSRKGPEQTELYAQLSKASTALPNSVVTATTGGCQEEHRGGNGKRGAQPRGFSDHDYCQSTAASTKRDADANAANAAYATVTMTTTTTTPLMPNPVMAEDRHVKCKDSAMPPSSFSSSSSSTSSPTSSSSLAKQLQQSSYPVATEARGQDARGQDRTPTTQTRAPPPQTPDGDQHSTSRKQPLRDQEIRAELNKHFGRPQQAIYSQGEKGGELVVEEGGQGGGEKVVAPQASEENPAGDEYYCKLPGSGSTGYLHPGLPPFHKELELQDRGVEGRFLYPWEGTPLELLFESCSPSCSPSSCSPSRGSVSPLSSLLLSPRHFVWPRSGSPSSRSRSRSLSSSSHHRRRSLSSSPDGRPSSRSRHNMDSSTYRSRTHKSPRSQSRSQSRSPLSRRPRYDSYEEYQHERLKREECRQDYQKRESQRAEQRERQSEKAIEERRVVYVGRLRSDSTRTELKRRFEVFGEIEECAVNLRDDGDNFGFITYRYTCDAFAALENGHTLRRSNEPQFELCFGGQKQFCKSNYTDLDSHSDDFDPASTKSKYDSMDFDSLLREAQRSLRR from the exons TGTGCTGCCTTGGTTGGCGAAGACCAACCCCTCTGTCCGGACCTCCCCGAACTCGACCTCTCAGAGCTTGATGTCAGTGACCTGGATGCGGACAGCTTCCTGGGCGGGCTCAAGTGGTACAGTGACCAATCAGAGATCATTTCCAGTCAATATGGCAACGAGGCTTCCAACCTCTTTGAG AAGATAGATGAGGAAAATGAGGCCAACTTGCTGGCAGTGCTTACAGAAACGCTGGACAGCATCCCAGTGGACGAGGACGGATTGCCTTCGTTCGAGGCCCTGGCAGATGGGGACGTGACCAATGCCAGCGACCAGAGCTGTCCCTGCACCCCCGACGGTTCGCCGCGCACCCCCGAACCAGAGGAGCCCTCCTTG ACGGAGATCTCCTGGAACAGCAAGCCGAGGGGGGGCTGTCCGCAGCAGAGCCGTCTAGTGAGGCGCCCGTGCACCGAGCTGCTCAAGTACCTGACTGCCACTGACGACATCCTCCTCCAGACCAAAGCCAGCGACGCCAAGAGCGCCTGGGGGGGTGGCGGCAAAGACAAGGGCGGCCTGCTGGgcgcctcctcctccacctcctcgtcgccgtcctcctcctccacctcctccttctcctccctctcctcctcctcctctatcgcCTCCAAGAAGAAGTCATCCTCGTCGTCCGTCGTGtcgcaacagcagcagcagcagcatcaccAGCGAGGTGAGAGCCGGGCTGCTGGCGAGTGTAGTGTGGCTGGTGTGGGGGCTGGGAAGTGGCGTCGTTGCGCTCATGGGGCTGGTGGCACTGAGGGACAGTCCGAACCCGCGGCGGCACCCGCTCCCGTCCCCCCAACACGTAGGAACGGCAGTGGCCATGCCCGCCCCAAACTGGAGCGCAGGCCGTCCAGTGAAGAAGGAAGGCCGCCAGGTCCGCAGCCTGCGGTGGACGCGGGGCGCCTGGCAGCCGCTAGGTTCATTAGGTACATGCATTCTTATTCTCTCCTTCCTAGAGAGACGGGTCAGACAGGCAGCTGTGGGCGTTGCCCTGAGGTGGGCACTGCCACTCAGGCTAGCGAGTGCTGGGGCGGGCATGGCCGTGGTGTGGCAGCGCGTAGGCACATCACAGTGACCAtaaagaaaagagaggaggagcCGGGGCATCCGTTGCTTAGCCAGTTGCTGACCTCCAAGCAGAGGCCCGCAAGCTATCGGGCTCACTTGCTCCTGCCCGCTACTACCCCTCAGCCCCGCAAGAGCAGTTCATCAAGAATGAGCTCTGGAGTCCTGGAGAGGGATCAGTGTCCCAGCCAGGCTATTGAGGTGGAGGAGAAGTACAGAGGGACTGTCAATATCAATCCCGGCAGCTGGGGTCTCAGACAGGCCAAGGAGCCTGATTTGGACCCCCTGTTGGCCGAGAGCTTAGGCCTAGGCAGCTGGGTTAGCCAGTCAGACCAGGGGCTAGATTTGGGGCTGGAGCTGGGCTTGGGTTGGCCGGAGGTTGGCCtggtggagcaggctggctgttTTGGGGAGGAGGTCCGCGATGATGATGCCATGGGCAGCCCCATGGCGCTCTCACAGGGCCTGCCAAGCCCACTCTTCCCAGATTCTAGAATTCCAGACCCCACTCTCTCCGTCACACAAGGGCAGCAGCACCTACACATGCAGGCAGTCTGCAGGCACCCCGATGACCAGGGCCTCCTGTTGTTAG CCAAACCAACCACCTTGCCACTTCCTTTGACCCCAGAGTCTCCAAA TGACCACAAGGGATCACCGTTTGAGAGCAAAACCATTGAACGCACATTGAGTGTGGAGATCTCTGGAACCCCAG gtctgaCACCACCTACCACGCCCCCCCACAAAGCCAGTCAAGAGAACCCTTTCAAAGCATCACTCAAAACCAAGTTGTCTTCATGCTCCTCGTCTGCCCTGGCGTGCAAGAGGGTTCGGCTGAGCGAGGCGGGCCCCTGCGGCCCCCCGGCCCTAACCCCGACCCTAGATGGAGGTCCCTCCAGGAAGGGCCCCGAGCAGACTGAACTGTATGCCCAGCTGAGCAAAGCGTCCACTGCCCTCCCCAACTCGGTGGTCACCGCAACGACAGGGGGTTGCCAGGAGGAGCACCGCGGCGGCAACGGCAAGCGGGGTGCCCAGCCCCGCGGCTTCAGCGACCACGACTATTGTCAGTCGACGGCGGCCAGCACAAAACGGGACGCTGACGCTAATGCGGCTAACGCAGCTTATGCTACTGTTACCATGACGACTACTACGACAACCCCTCTGATGCCCAATCCGGTCATGGCGGAGGACAGGCATGTGAAATGTAAGGACTCAGCCATGCCACCCTCCtccttttcttcctcctcctcttctacatCTTCTCCTACATCTTCATCCTCTTTGGCCAAGCAGCTGCAGCAGAGCTCTTACCCTGTGGCTACGGAGGCTCGGGGGCAGGACGCTCGGGGACAGGACCGGACCCCCACCACCCAGACAAGAGCACCCCCACCACAGACACCAGATGGGGACCAGCATTCCACCAGCAGGAAGCAGCCCCTGCGAGACCAGGAGATCCGGGCGGAGCTCAACAAGCACTTTGGCCGCCCCCAGCAAGCCATTTACAGCCAGGGTGAGAAGGGGGGGGAgttggtggtggaggagggggggcagggaggaggggagaaggttGTCGCCCCGCAGGCGTCCGAGGAGAACCCTGCTGGGGATGAGTACTACTGCAAGCTCCCTGGTTCTGGTTCTACTGGGTACCTGCACCCGGGTCTCCCGCCCTTCCACAAGGAACTTGAGCTCCAGGACCGTGGCGTGGAGGGGCGCTTCCTCTACCCCTGGGAGGGCACCCCCCTGGAACTGCTTTTCGAGTCCTGCTCGCCGTCCTGCTCGCCGTCCAGCTGCTCCCCCTCACGGGGCTCcgtctcacccctctcctccctcctcctctcccccagacACTTTGTCTGGCCCCGTTCGGGCTCCCCCTCCTCCCGTTCTCGCTCCCGGTCCCTCAGTTCCTCCTCTCACCACCGGAGGCGCTCCCTCTCCAGCTCACCCGACGGACGCCCCTCCTCCAG GTCTCGTCACAACATGGACTCCAGCACTTACCGATCCAGGACCCACAAAAGCCCTCGCTCGCAGTCTCGCTCTCAGTCCAGATCCCCCCTCAGCCGCAGGCCAAG GTACGACAGCTACGAGGAATACCAACACGAGCGTCTGAAGCGGGAGGAGTGCCGCCAGGACTACCAGAAGAGGGAGTCCCAGAGGgccgagcagagagagaggcaaagtgAAAAAGCAATA GAGGAGAGACGGGTGGTGTACGTGGGGAGACTGAGGTCCGACAGCACGCGAACCGAGCTAAAGCGGCGTTTTGAAGTCTTCGGCGAGATCGAAGAGTGTGCCGTGAACCTGAGAGATGACGG
- the LOC120030622 gene encoding peroxisome proliferator-activated receptor gamma coactivator 1-alpha-like isoform X1, giving the protein MAWDRCNQDSVWRELECAALVGEDQPLCPDLPELDLSELDVSDLDADSFLGGLKWYSDQSEIISSQYGNEASNLFEKIDEENEANLLAVLTETLDSIPVDEDGLPSFEALADGDVTNASDQSCPCTPDGSPRTPEPEEPSLLKKLLLAPANSQLSYNQYIGDKAQNHAASNHRIRPTPAVVKTEISWNSKPRGGCPQQSRLVRRPCTELLKYLTATDDILLQTKASDAKSAWGGGGKDKGGLLGASSSTSSSPSSSSTSSFSSLSSSSSIASKKKSSSSSVVSQQQQQQHHQRGESRAAGECSVAGVGAGKWRRCAHGAGGTEGQSEPAAAPAPVPPTRRNGSGHARPKLERRPSSEEGRPPGPQPAVDAGRLAAARFIRYMHSYSLLPRETGQTGSCGRCPEVGTATQASECWGGHGRGVAARRHITVTIKKREEEPGHPLLSQLLTSKQRPASYRAHLLLPATTPQPRKSSSSRMSSGVLERDQCPSQAIEVEEKYRGTVNINPGSWGLRQAKEPDLDPLLAESLGLGSWVSQSDQGLDLGLELGLGWPEVGLVEQAGCFGEEVRDDDAMGSPMALSQGLPSPLFPDSRIPDPTLSVTQGQQHLHMQAVCRHPDDQGLLLLAKPTTLPLPLTPESPNDHKGSPFESKTIERTLSVEISGTPGLTPPTTPPHKASQENPFKASLKTKLSSCSSSALACKRVRLSEAGPCGPPALTPTLDGGPSRKGPEQTELYAQLSKASTALPNSVVTATTGGCQEEHRGGNGKRGAQPRGFSDHDYCQSTAASTKRDADANAANAAYATVTMTTTTTTPLMPNPVMAEDRHVKCKDSAMPPSSFSSSSSSTSSPTSSSSLAKQLQQSSYPVATEARGQDARGQDRTPTTQTRAPPPQTPDGDQHSTSRKQPLRDQEIRAELNKHFGRPQQAIYSQGEKGGELVVEEGGQGGGEKVVAPQASEENPAGDEYYCKLPGSGSTGYLHPGLPPFHKELELQDRGVEGRFLYPWEGTPLELLFESCSPSCSPSSCSPSRGSVSPLSSLLLSPRHFVWPRSGSPSSRSRSRSLSSSSHHRRRSLSSSPDGRPSSRSRHNMDSSTYRSRTHKSPRSQSRSQSRSPLSRRPRYDSYEEYQHERLKREECRQDYQKRESQRAEQRERQSEKAIEERRVVYVGRLRSDSTRTELKRRFEVFGEIEECAVNLRDDGDNFGFITYRYTCDAFAALENGHTLRRSNEPQFELCFGGQKQFCKSNYTDLDSHSDDFDPASTKSKYDSMDFDSLLREAQRSLRR; this is encoded by the exons TGTGCTGCCTTGGTTGGCGAAGACCAACCCCTCTGTCCGGACCTCCCCGAACTCGACCTCTCAGAGCTTGATGTCAGTGACCTGGATGCGGACAGCTTCCTGGGCGGGCTCAAGTGGTACAGTGACCAATCAGAGATCATTTCCAGTCAATATGGCAACGAGGCTTCCAACCTCTTTGAG AAGATAGATGAGGAAAATGAGGCCAACTTGCTGGCAGTGCTTACAGAAACGCTGGACAGCATCCCAGTGGACGAGGACGGATTGCCTTCGTTCGAGGCCCTGGCAGATGGGGACGTGACCAATGCCAGCGACCAGAGCTGTCCCTGCACCCCCGACGGTTCGCCGCGCACCCCCGAACCAGAGGAGCCCTCCTTG CTGAAGAAGCTCCTTCTGGCACCCGCAAACTCCCAGCTCAGCTATAATCAATACATAGGCGACAAGGCACAAAACCATGCAGCCAGCAACCACCGGATCAGACCAACACCTGCTGTTGTCAAG ACGGAGATCTCCTGGAACAGCAAGCCGAGGGGGGGCTGTCCGCAGCAGAGCCGTCTAGTGAGGCGCCCGTGCACCGAGCTGCTCAAGTACCTGACTGCCACTGACGACATCCTCCTCCAGACCAAAGCCAGCGACGCCAAGAGCGCCTGGGGGGGTGGCGGCAAAGACAAGGGCGGCCTGCTGGgcgcctcctcctccacctcctcgtcgccgtcctcctcctccacctcctccttctcctccctctcctcctcctcctctatcgcCTCCAAGAAGAAGTCATCCTCGTCGTCCGTCGTGtcgcaacagcagcagcagcagcatcaccAGCGAGGTGAGAGCCGGGCTGCTGGCGAGTGTAGTGTGGCTGGTGTGGGGGCTGGGAAGTGGCGTCGTTGCGCTCATGGGGCTGGTGGCACTGAGGGACAGTCCGAACCCGCGGCGGCACCCGCTCCCGTCCCCCCAACACGTAGGAACGGCAGTGGCCATGCCCGCCCCAAACTGGAGCGCAGGCCGTCCAGTGAAGAAGGAAGGCCGCCAGGTCCGCAGCCTGCGGTGGACGCGGGGCGCCTGGCAGCCGCTAGGTTCATTAGGTACATGCATTCTTATTCTCTCCTTCCTAGAGAGACGGGTCAGACAGGCAGCTGTGGGCGTTGCCCTGAGGTGGGCACTGCCACTCAGGCTAGCGAGTGCTGGGGCGGGCATGGCCGTGGTGTGGCAGCGCGTAGGCACATCACAGTGACCAtaaagaaaagagaggaggagcCGGGGCATCCGTTGCTTAGCCAGTTGCTGACCTCCAAGCAGAGGCCCGCAAGCTATCGGGCTCACTTGCTCCTGCCCGCTACTACCCCTCAGCCCCGCAAGAGCAGTTCATCAAGAATGAGCTCTGGAGTCCTGGAGAGGGATCAGTGTCCCAGCCAGGCTATTGAGGTGGAGGAGAAGTACAGAGGGACTGTCAATATCAATCCCGGCAGCTGGGGTCTCAGACAGGCCAAGGAGCCTGATTTGGACCCCCTGTTGGCCGAGAGCTTAGGCCTAGGCAGCTGGGTTAGCCAGTCAGACCAGGGGCTAGATTTGGGGCTGGAGCTGGGCTTGGGTTGGCCGGAGGTTGGCCtggtggagcaggctggctgttTTGGGGAGGAGGTCCGCGATGATGATGCCATGGGCAGCCCCATGGCGCTCTCACAGGGCCTGCCAAGCCCACTCTTCCCAGATTCTAGAATTCCAGACCCCACTCTCTCCGTCACACAAGGGCAGCAGCACCTACACATGCAGGCAGTCTGCAGGCACCCCGATGACCAGGGCCTCCTGTTGTTAG CCAAACCAACCACCTTGCCACTTCCTTTGACCCCAGAGTCTCCAAA TGACCACAAGGGATCACCGTTTGAGAGCAAAACCATTGAACGCACATTGAGTGTGGAGATCTCTGGAACCCCAG gtctgaCACCACCTACCACGCCCCCCCACAAAGCCAGTCAAGAGAACCCTTTCAAAGCATCACTCAAAACCAAGTTGTCTTCATGCTCCTCGTCTGCCCTGGCGTGCAAGAGGGTTCGGCTGAGCGAGGCGGGCCCCTGCGGCCCCCCGGCCCTAACCCCGACCCTAGATGGAGGTCCCTCCAGGAAGGGCCCCGAGCAGACTGAACTGTATGCCCAGCTGAGCAAAGCGTCCACTGCCCTCCCCAACTCGGTGGTCACCGCAACGACAGGGGGTTGCCAGGAGGAGCACCGCGGCGGCAACGGCAAGCGGGGTGCCCAGCCCCGCGGCTTCAGCGACCACGACTATTGTCAGTCGACGGCGGCCAGCACAAAACGGGACGCTGACGCTAATGCGGCTAACGCAGCTTATGCTACTGTTACCATGACGACTACTACGACAACCCCTCTGATGCCCAATCCGGTCATGGCGGAGGACAGGCATGTGAAATGTAAGGACTCAGCCATGCCACCCTCCtccttttcttcctcctcctcttctacatCTTCTCCTACATCTTCATCCTCTTTGGCCAAGCAGCTGCAGCAGAGCTCTTACCCTGTGGCTACGGAGGCTCGGGGGCAGGACGCTCGGGGACAGGACCGGACCCCCACCACCCAGACAAGAGCACCCCCACCACAGACACCAGATGGGGACCAGCATTCCACCAGCAGGAAGCAGCCCCTGCGAGACCAGGAGATCCGGGCGGAGCTCAACAAGCACTTTGGCCGCCCCCAGCAAGCCATTTACAGCCAGGGTGAGAAGGGGGGGGAgttggtggtggaggagggggggcagggaggaggggagaaggttGTCGCCCCGCAGGCGTCCGAGGAGAACCCTGCTGGGGATGAGTACTACTGCAAGCTCCCTGGTTCTGGTTCTACTGGGTACCTGCACCCGGGTCTCCCGCCCTTCCACAAGGAACTTGAGCTCCAGGACCGTGGCGTGGAGGGGCGCTTCCTCTACCCCTGGGAGGGCACCCCCCTGGAACTGCTTTTCGAGTCCTGCTCGCCGTCCTGCTCGCCGTCCAGCTGCTCCCCCTCACGGGGCTCcgtctcacccctctcctccctcctcctctcccccagacACTTTGTCTGGCCCCGTTCGGGCTCCCCCTCCTCCCGTTCTCGCTCCCGGTCCCTCAGTTCCTCCTCTCACCACCGGAGGCGCTCCCTCTCCAGCTCACCCGACGGACGCCCCTCCTCCAG GTCTCGTCACAACATGGACTCCAGCACTTACCGATCCAGGACCCACAAAAGCCCTCGCTCGCAGTCTCGCTCTCAGTCCAGATCCCCCCTCAGCCGCAGGCCAAG GTACGACAGCTACGAGGAATACCAACACGAGCGTCTGAAGCGGGAGGAGTGCCGCCAGGACTACCAGAAGAGGGAGTCCCAGAGGgccgagcagagagagaggcaaagtgAAAAAGCAATA GAGGAGAGACGGGTGGTGTACGTGGGGAGACTGAGGTCCGACAGCACGCGAACCGAGCTAAAGCGGCGTTTTGAAGTCTTCGGCGAGATCGAAGAGTGTGCCGTGAACCTGAGAGATGACGG
- the LOC120030622 gene encoding peroxisome proliferator-activated receptor gamma coactivator 1-alpha-like isoform X2, which translates to MAWDRCNQDSVWRELECAALVGEDQPLCPDLPELDLSELDVSDLDADSFLGGLKWYSDQSEIISSQYGNEASNLFEIDEENEANLLAVLTETLDSIPVDEDGLPSFEALADGDVTNASDQSCPCTPDGSPRTPEPEEPSLLKKLLLAPANSQLSYNQYIGDKAQNHAASNHRIRPTPAVVKTEISWNSKPRGGCPQQSRLVRRPCTELLKYLTATDDILLQTKASDAKSAWGGGGKDKGGLLGASSSTSSSPSSSSTSSFSSLSSSSSIASKKKSSSSSVVSQQQQQQHHQRGESRAAGECSVAGVGAGKWRRCAHGAGGTEGQSEPAAAPAPVPPTRRNGSGHARPKLERRPSSEEGRPPGPQPAVDAGRLAAARFIRYMHSYSLLPRETGQTGSCGRCPEVGTATQASECWGGHGRGVAARRHITVTIKKREEEPGHPLLSQLLTSKQRPASYRAHLLLPATTPQPRKSSSSRMSSGVLERDQCPSQAIEVEEKYRGTVNINPGSWGLRQAKEPDLDPLLAESLGLGSWVSQSDQGLDLGLELGLGWPEVGLVEQAGCFGEEVRDDDAMGSPMALSQGLPSPLFPDSRIPDPTLSVTQGQQHLHMQAVCRHPDDQGLLLLAKPTTLPLPLTPESPNDHKGSPFESKTIERTLSVEISGTPGLTPPTTPPHKASQENPFKASLKTKLSSCSSSALACKRVRLSEAGPCGPPALTPTLDGGPSRKGPEQTELYAQLSKASTALPNSVVTATTGGCQEEHRGGNGKRGAQPRGFSDHDYCQSTAASTKRDADANAANAAYATVTMTTTTTTPLMPNPVMAEDRHVKCKDSAMPPSSFSSSSSSTSSPTSSSSLAKQLQQSSYPVATEARGQDARGQDRTPTTQTRAPPPQTPDGDQHSTSRKQPLRDQEIRAELNKHFGRPQQAIYSQGEKGGELVVEEGGQGGGEKVVAPQASEENPAGDEYYCKLPGSGSTGYLHPGLPPFHKELELQDRGVEGRFLYPWEGTPLELLFESCSPSCSPSSCSPSRGSVSPLSSLLLSPRHFVWPRSGSPSSRSRSRSLSSSSHHRRRSLSSSPDGRPSSRSRHNMDSSTYRSRTHKSPRSQSRSQSRSPLSRRPRYDSYEEYQHERLKREECRQDYQKRESQRAEQRERQSEKAIEERRVVYVGRLRSDSTRTELKRRFEVFGEIEECAVNLRDDGDNFGFITYRYTCDAFAALENGHTLRRSNEPQFELCFGGQKQFCKSNYTDLDSHSDDFDPASTKSKYDSMDFDSLLREAQRSLRR; encoded by the exons TGTGCTGCCTTGGTTGGCGAAGACCAACCCCTCTGTCCGGACCTCCCCGAACTCGACCTCTCAGAGCTTGATGTCAGTGACCTGGATGCGGACAGCTTCCTGGGCGGGCTCAAGTGGTACAGTGACCAATCAGAGATCATTTCCAGTCAATATGGCAACGAGGCTTCCAACCTCTTTGAG ATAGATGAGGAAAATGAGGCCAACTTGCTGGCAGTGCTTACAGAAACGCTGGACAGCATCCCAGTGGACGAGGACGGATTGCCTTCGTTCGAGGCCCTGGCAGATGGGGACGTGACCAATGCCAGCGACCAGAGCTGTCCCTGCACCCCCGACGGTTCGCCGCGCACCCCCGAACCAGAGGAGCCCTCCTTG CTGAAGAAGCTCCTTCTGGCACCCGCAAACTCCCAGCTCAGCTATAATCAATACATAGGCGACAAGGCACAAAACCATGCAGCCAGCAACCACCGGATCAGACCAACACCTGCTGTTGTCAAG ACGGAGATCTCCTGGAACAGCAAGCCGAGGGGGGGCTGTCCGCAGCAGAGCCGTCTAGTGAGGCGCCCGTGCACCGAGCTGCTCAAGTACCTGACTGCCACTGACGACATCCTCCTCCAGACCAAAGCCAGCGACGCCAAGAGCGCCTGGGGGGGTGGCGGCAAAGACAAGGGCGGCCTGCTGGgcgcctcctcctccacctcctcgtcgccgtcctcctcctccacctcctccttctcctccctctcctcctcctcctctatcgcCTCCAAGAAGAAGTCATCCTCGTCGTCCGTCGTGtcgcaacagcagcagcagcagcatcaccAGCGAGGTGAGAGCCGGGCTGCTGGCGAGTGTAGTGTGGCTGGTGTGGGGGCTGGGAAGTGGCGTCGTTGCGCTCATGGGGCTGGTGGCACTGAGGGACAGTCCGAACCCGCGGCGGCACCCGCTCCCGTCCCCCCAACACGTAGGAACGGCAGTGGCCATGCCCGCCCCAAACTGGAGCGCAGGCCGTCCAGTGAAGAAGGAAGGCCGCCAGGTCCGCAGCCTGCGGTGGACGCGGGGCGCCTGGCAGCCGCTAGGTTCATTAGGTACATGCATTCTTATTCTCTCCTTCCTAGAGAGACGGGTCAGACAGGCAGCTGTGGGCGTTGCCCTGAGGTGGGCACTGCCACTCAGGCTAGCGAGTGCTGGGGCGGGCATGGCCGTGGTGTGGCAGCGCGTAGGCACATCACAGTGACCAtaaagaaaagagaggaggagcCGGGGCATCCGTTGCTTAGCCAGTTGCTGACCTCCAAGCAGAGGCCCGCAAGCTATCGGGCTCACTTGCTCCTGCCCGCTACTACCCCTCAGCCCCGCAAGAGCAGTTCATCAAGAATGAGCTCTGGAGTCCTGGAGAGGGATCAGTGTCCCAGCCAGGCTATTGAGGTGGAGGAGAAGTACAGAGGGACTGTCAATATCAATCCCGGCAGCTGGGGTCTCAGACAGGCCAAGGAGCCTGATTTGGACCCCCTGTTGGCCGAGAGCTTAGGCCTAGGCAGCTGGGTTAGCCAGTCAGACCAGGGGCTAGATTTGGGGCTGGAGCTGGGCTTGGGTTGGCCGGAGGTTGGCCtggtggagcaggctggctgttTTGGGGAGGAGGTCCGCGATGATGATGCCATGGGCAGCCCCATGGCGCTCTCACAGGGCCTGCCAAGCCCACTCTTCCCAGATTCTAGAATTCCAGACCCCACTCTCTCCGTCACACAAGGGCAGCAGCACCTACACATGCAGGCAGTCTGCAGGCACCCCGATGACCAGGGCCTCCTGTTGTTAG CCAAACCAACCACCTTGCCACTTCCTTTGACCCCAGAGTCTCCAAA TGACCACAAGGGATCACCGTTTGAGAGCAAAACCATTGAACGCACATTGAGTGTGGAGATCTCTGGAACCCCAG gtctgaCACCACCTACCACGCCCCCCCACAAAGCCAGTCAAGAGAACCCTTTCAAAGCATCACTCAAAACCAAGTTGTCTTCATGCTCCTCGTCTGCCCTGGCGTGCAAGAGGGTTCGGCTGAGCGAGGCGGGCCCCTGCGGCCCCCCGGCCCTAACCCCGACCCTAGATGGAGGTCCCTCCAGGAAGGGCCCCGAGCAGACTGAACTGTATGCCCAGCTGAGCAAAGCGTCCACTGCCCTCCCCAACTCGGTGGTCACCGCAACGACAGGGGGTTGCCAGGAGGAGCACCGCGGCGGCAACGGCAAGCGGGGTGCCCAGCCCCGCGGCTTCAGCGACCACGACTATTGTCAGTCGACGGCGGCCAGCACAAAACGGGACGCTGACGCTAATGCGGCTAACGCAGCTTATGCTACTGTTACCATGACGACTACTACGACAACCCCTCTGATGCCCAATCCGGTCATGGCGGAGGACAGGCATGTGAAATGTAAGGACTCAGCCATGCCACCCTCCtccttttcttcctcctcctcttctacatCTTCTCCTACATCTTCATCCTCTTTGGCCAAGCAGCTGCAGCAGAGCTCTTACCCTGTGGCTACGGAGGCTCGGGGGCAGGACGCTCGGGGACAGGACCGGACCCCCACCACCCAGACAAGAGCACCCCCACCACAGACACCAGATGGGGACCAGCATTCCACCAGCAGGAAGCAGCCCCTGCGAGACCAGGAGATCCGGGCGGAGCTCAACAAGCACTTTGGCCGCCCCCAGCAAGCCATTTACAGCCAGGGTGAGAAGGGGGGGGAgttggtggtggaggagggggggcagggaggaggggagaaggttGTCGCCCCGCAGGCGTCCGAGGAGAACCCTGCTGGGGATGAGTACTACTGCAAGCTCCCTGGTTCTGGTTCTACTGGGTACCTGCACCCGGGTCTCCCGCCCTTCCACAAGGAACTTGAGCTCCAGGACCGTGGCGTGGAGGGGCGCTTCCTCTACCCCTGGGAGGGCACCCCCCTGGAACTGCTTTTCGAGTCCTGCTCGCCGTCCTGCTCGCCGTCCAGCTGCTCCCCCTCACGGGGCTCcgtctcacccctctcctccctcctcctctcccccagacACTTTGTCTGGCCCCGTTCGGGCTCCCCCTCCTCCCGTTCTCGCTCCCGGTCCCTCAGTTCCTCCTCTCACCACCGGAGGCGCTCCCTCTCCAGCTCACCCGACGGACGCCCCTCCTCCAG GTCTCGTCACAACATGGACTCCAGCACTTACCGATCCAGGACCCACAAAAGCCCTCGCTCGCAGTCTCGCTCTCAGTCCAGATCCCCCCTCAGCCGCAGGCCAAG GTACGACAGCTACGAGGAATACCAACACGAGCGTCTGAAGCGGGAGGAGTGCCGCCAGGACTACCAGAAGAGGGAGTCCCAGAGGgccgagcagagagagaggcaaagtgAAAAAGCAATA GAGGAGAGACGGGTGGTGTACGTGGGGAGACTGAGGTCCGACAGCACGCGAACCGAGCTAAAGCGGCGTTTTGAAGTCTTCGGCGAGATCGAAGAGTGTGCCGTGAACCTGAGAGATGACGG